From a region of the Daphnia pulicaria isolate SC F1-1A chromosome 1, SC_F0-13Bv2, whole genome shotgun sequence genome:
- the LOC124321312 gene encoding uncharacterized protein LOC124321312: MKFDEDFQLVVDVHSSEIFLDLDRNVLVKLKQTEAIDADSIIFETAVDEEVKAGSLKRKNDELSSSDCSSETTNESQEGSRESTDFLYSSSDSLNAQDLYNKKPRCMEKISSKASRVDGTSQILDSSDNGEPVPNAVVNQQVDLSSCTLTEEGYEEWEINPSLAALIKQNKLTLNVNQFFLVCARHLMRTFPLGRSKGLYRQYAEMIVRKYDCLKDRNSLIPYETVKAKFLACIRNESHYGTSKASRISKRLLQVQTTSEEGSTSTTDEVAAGTSSECVGPAATTTGEKDRDLKRRRSIVNGNANQTTVEILQNIPFCKNFPNVYADFMMMEPMSTITEEIFKQNFELLVQNLRRYLFQHTGKKYGEEENGTMEVLLAINALCSAKQGAKSSTPVFKYAKRGESSTIDYSGVNTSATVFFKLMKIPLSIQF, from the exons atgaaatttgacgaggatttTCAGTTAGTAGTTGATGTTCATTCGTCTGAAATATTTCTTGATCTTGATCGAAATGTTCTTGTAAAGCTGAAACAAACTGAAGCGATTGATGCTGATTCTATTATTTTTGAGACTGCTGTGGATGAGGAAGTTAAAGCTGGAAGTCTGAAACGGAAAAACGATGAGCTCAGCTCATCAGATTGCAGTTCAGAAACAACTAACGAATCTCAAGAAGGCAGCAGGGAAAGCACTGATTTTCTCTATTCCAGTTCAGACTCTCTTAATGCACAAGATTTATACAACAAGAAACCAAGGTGCATGGAGAAAATCAGCAGTAAGGCTTCAAGAGTTGATGGAACGTCACAAATTCTTGATTCAA GTGACAATGGTGAGCCCGTGCCAAATGCAGTTGTTAACCAGCAGGTTGACTTGTCGAGCTGCACTCTTACAGAGGAAGGATATGAAGAGTGGGAGATTAACCCATCTCTAGCCGCATTGATCAAACAGAACAAACTAACTCTAAATGTTAAccaattctttttggtttgtgCCCGACATCTGATGAGAACTTTTCCTCTAGGTAGATCGAAAGGCCTTTACAGGCAATACGCTGAAATGATTGTGAGAAAGTACGACTGTCTAAAGGACAGAAATTCCCTCATTCCATAT GAAACGGTGAAGGCAAAATTTCTTGCCTGTATTCGTAACGAGAGCCATTATGGCACATCGAAAGCAAGTAGAATTTCCAAAAGACTATTACAAGTACAAACAACGTCGGAAGAAGGCTCAACCAGCACTACCGACGAAGTAGCAGCAGGTACTTCATCAGAATGTGTtgggccagcagcaacaacaaccggtGAGAAAGATCGTGACTTAAAAAGGAGGCGGTCAATCGTAAATGGTAACGCAAACCAGACAACGGTTGAAATTTTGCAAAACATCCCCTTCTGCAAAAATTTCCCAAAC GTGTATGCTGATTTCATGATGATGGAACCTATGTCAACAATCacagaagaaatttttaaacaaaatttcgaGTTGTTAGTACAAAACTTGAGGCGCTATCTATTTCAGCACACCGGGAAGAAATAcggtgaagaagaaaacggaacaATGGAGGTACTACTAGCCATCAATGCACTATGCTCCGCAAAACAGGGAGCCAAATCTTCAACCCCTGTTTTCAAATATGCTAAA CGTGGCGAATCATCAACGATAGACTATTCAGGTGTGAATACCAGTGCCACTGTTTTTTTCAAGCTGATGAAGATACCACTatccattcaattttaa
- the LOC124321344 gene encoding probable 1,4-beta-D-glucan cellobiohydrolase A: MGMVCYYGPGNYKNPSQSEYESGRDITFRNGNQMTLAITGRPTIEARTFLTTGTNSNRRLLNKELSFEVDVTACGCGMNFTLCFILMESDGGQSSFGYTGATYGTGYCDDSQPAELDIWEASNSSTSV, from the exons ATGGGCATGGTGTGTTATTACGGGCCCGGCAATTACAAG AATCCCAGTCAGAGTGAATACGAAAGTGGAAGGGACATTACGTTCAGGAACGGCAATCAAATGACATTGGCCATAACTGGCCGTCCAACGATCGAGGCTAGAACCTTCCTCACTACTGGAACCAATTCAAATCG ACGCCTGCTCAACAAGGAGCTGTCGTTCGAAGTGGACGTGACGGCCTGCGGCTGCGGCATGAATTTTACCCTGTGTTTCATCTTGATGGAGAGCGACGGCGGCCAGTCCAGTTTCGGCTACACGGGCGCCACTTACGGCACGGGCTATTGCGATGACTCCCAGCCGGCCGAGCTGGACATTTGGGAGGCCAGCAACAGTTCGACCAGCGtctaa
- the LOC124321360 gene encoding uncharacterized protein LOC124321360 encodes MYHRVGVTPKDQSALRFVWRTPGNDEPLRTLQMTTQHAVNSNSQFPAVAKKLVDNFYADNLSESFETEEEAILFSKQAVKSLASRGFRLTAFASSSRRLLASIPASERSNKSLNLDFDKLPIEYLLGLVWVCDVDCYRIRIRPMEMATSKRQMLSAMSRTFDPLGILLPVITQAKILFQATWRTTQERVPARKSGSRLEALGWDETLPDGILLKWKSWSKELPLLEKISIPRCFRTADLPLKDSQFELHLFSDASSDAFGAVAYLRTIAKGKIHLSFVLAKGRLAPLKLHSIPHLELQGAVTAVRLAKTIKSELRLPIAEYYFWTDSEIVLRWIHSSHCNYSSFVSHRVAEILRHQNQNNGDSYPDQKIPPTTAREECPPPS; translated from the exons ATGTATCACCGAGTCGGAGTCACCCCCAAAGACCAATCCGCATTACGCTTCGTATGGCGCACTCCAGGCAATGATGAACCGCTCCGAACACTACAGATGACGACGCAA CACGCAGTAAACAGCAATTCTCAATTCCCAGCCGTAGCTAAAAAACTCGTCGACAATTTCTACGCAGACAACTTAAGCGAATCGTTCGAAACCGAAGAGGAAGCCATCCTCTTCTCAAAACAGGCCGTCAAGTCTCTCGCGTCCAGAGGCTTCCGTCTAACGGCGTTTGCTTCCTCATCCCGACGCCTTTTAGCCTCCATTCCAGCTTCAGAACGATCGAACAAGTCACTCAATTTAGATTTCGACAAATTGCCGATTGAATACTTGCTCGGCCTCGTATGGGTTTGCGACGTCGATTGCTACCGTATCCGAATCCGGCCAATGGAAATGGCCACATCGAAGCGTCAAATGCTGTCCGCAATGTCCCGCACTTTTGACCCATTAGGCATCCTTCTACCCGTTATCACTCAagcaaaaattctgtttcaagCGACATGGCGAACAACCCAAGAACGCGTACCGGCCCGAAAATCTGGCTCTCGTTTAGAAGCACTAGGTTGGGACGAAACGTTGCCAGATGGAATCCTGCTCAAATGGAAATCTTGGTCCAAAGAGCTGCCATTGTTAGAAAAAATCTCCATCCCACGATGTTTCAGAACGGCAGATCTCCCCCTAAAAGATAGCCAGTTCGAATTGCACCTATTCTCAGACGCGTCGTCCGACGCATTTGGCGCAGTAGCGTACCTTCGAACCATCGCCAAGGGAAAGATTCATCTGAGCTTTGTTCTTGCTAAAGGCCGATTGGCTCCTTTAAAGTTACACTCTATCCCCCACCTCGAGCTCCAAGGCGCAGTCACCGCTGTTCGACTAGCAAAAACGATTAAAAGTGAATTGCGATTGCCCATTGCAGAATACTATTTCTGGACGGACTCAGAAATAGTCCTTCGCTGGATCCATTCTTCCCACTGCAACTATTCCAGCTTTGTCTCACATCGCGTCGCCGAAATTCTCCGGCATCAGAACCAGAACAATGGAGATTCATATCcggatcaaaaaatcccgCCGACGACTGCACGAGAGGAATGTCCCCCTCCAAGCTAG
- the LOC124321376 gene encoding uncharacterized protein LOC124321376, with protein sequence MPPYPPENLLLRAEGRLKNAEISPEARNPVILGLNHHLTILIIPDAHQKVHHSGVEWTLSELRWKYWVPRGRRQISKMLYKCRECQLSRSRPKPPIMASLPKERLPAFLPAFTNVGLDFFGPLYVVIGRKTDKRYGLLITCLATRAVHLEVVWSLTSDAFINALRRFISVRGKPASIFSYNGTNLVAGEKELREGIDKLNSEKVTMHAAELNIQWNFWPPSGPHFGRV encoded by the exons ATGCCGCCATATCCGCCGGAAA ATTTGCTTCTCCGAGCCGAAGGCCGCCTCAAAAACGCTGAAATCTCCCCCGAGGCTCGCAATCCCGTAATTCTAGGACTTAATCACCACCTAACCATCCTCATTATACCCGACGCCCATCAGAAGGTACACCATTCAGGTGTAGAATGGACTTTAAGTGAGCTACGATGGAAATACTGGGTGCCCCGTGGTCGacgtcaaatttcaaaaatgctgTACAAATGCCGCGAATGTCAACTGTCTCGCTCCCGTCCAAAACCGCCCATTATGGCAAGCCTGCCAAAAGAACGTCTTCCAGCATTCTTACCAGCATTTACAAATGTAGGACTAGATTTCTTCGGCCCACTTTATGTTGTCATCGGGAGAAAAACGGACAAAAGATATGGTCTACTAATCACTTGTCTCGCAACACGAGCTGTTCATCTAGAGGTAGTCTGGTCACTAACAAGCGACGCTTTCATCAACGCCCTTCGCCGTTTCATAAGCGTCCGTGGAAAACCCGCCTCCATATTTAGCTACAACGGGACCAACTTAGTAGCAGGAGAAAAGGAATTAAGAGAAGGAATCGACAAACTCAATTCAGAAAAGGTCACTATGCACGCTGCCGAGCTAAACATCCAATGGAATTTTTGGCCACCGTCAGGACCGCATTTTGGTAGAGTTTGA
- the LOC124321392 gene encoding speckle-type POZ protein-like, with amino-acid sequence MDITACAQPFNCNDEMAPSTLERLFEDGQLSGVTLSVHGRLFQAHKCILASSSKVFEAEFKYNVSNQVVIEDIQPEVFQEFLRFIYTSRLTSETMETMAPRLFSAADKYLLDQLKSECESHLHRQM; translated from the coding sequence ATGGACATTACTGCTTGCGCTCAGCCATTTAATTGCAACGATGAAATGGCCCCCAGCACACTGGAACGATTATTTGAAGACGGGCAATTAAGCGGCGTTACTTTGAGCGTCCATGGGCGCCTATTTCAAGCTCACAAATGTATTTTGGCATCCAGCAGCAAAGTATTTGAGGCCGAGTTCAAGTATAATGTATCGAATCAAGTCGTAATTGAAGACATTCAACCTGAAGTATTTCAAGAATTTCTCCGTTTTATTTATACCAGCCGCTTGACTTCAGAAACGATGGAAACTATGGCCCCCAGACTGTTTTCAGCTGCCGACAAATATTTGCTGGATCAACTGAAATCCGAATGCGAGTCACATTTGCATCGTCAAATGTAG